From the genome of Sinanaerobacter sp. ZZT-01:
ATCTGCATCGAATGTAGGCGTGTTCGCAGCAGCACTAGTCTTTTTGTACGATTTTTCAAAAGCCTATGATAGAAATAAATTTTTTAATGCAATTGAACAGTGCAATAAAAATGAATTTGTGAGAATATCTTGCTTCTTAATTCCTTATCAAGGCATTACATATTCATATACAAATGCAAGGGAGATAAAAGACGTATATAGGTCAACAGGAGTATTTAAAGCAGGGTATTTTGAATTCAGCGAATAATAAGGGGGAGATATGAAACATAGAAATGTGTTAAATTTAATGCTTGAGTTAGCTACTATGATATGTCTTATTTTCTTGATACTGGTATCCATCTTTAATTTAAGCTGGGAATTCAAAAAAATAGGGATTAATATTTACTTTATCTTATTTTTAATTTTGGGCATGTTGTTTTTGTATTTTACTTTTTCGAAACAGTATAAAAGGAAGAAAACAAAAAAAAATATGCGGTGGGAATTGATAGAGAGATTTCTAGTAAGCATGGGTTCTTTTATTATGGCACTATTCAGTTATTCTCCACCACAGTATTTTAATAAAATAATAGCAATAATTATTATTGCCTATGGAGTGGCCAGTATGATTGTTGACTGGTTGATTGAACATTTCGTGAAAAGGTGAGCGTTAGGAAGAGATCATTCATACTTTATCTATCCCGCCAACTGGCAGGAGCTGGCATAATTTAGTAATAAAGCATTAAGAGAGACCCTCTTACCTCAATACGGTGAGAGGGTTTTTAAATCCCATTATAATTCCAATAAACTCTTTTATAAAAAATATATTGATAACTTATAAAATAAAGAATATACTGTAAAAAATAGACGCTTTTTGTAGTATGCAGGCAGATATAAAATAATTATAAGAAATGAAAAAAGATGCTTCGAATAAAAAAGAATAGATATTAATTCATTCAAAATAAAACGTGATAGTTTCTGAAAAGGAGTATTATGAATAAATCGTTTAGATTTCAGAGCGAAAAAATTCAGGGAAGGCTACGGCGATTGAACTGGTTTTGGTCGATTTCAGTTATAATTTTCATTTTATTAAGCTTTAGCGACAATCTTGCTACGGATAGACCTTCGGAGTTATCTTTTGTACTGAAAGAGTACAATCCTCTTTTGGCATGCCTTTGCGTTCCTTTTGTAATTTGCTTAGTTGTGAAGCTTATCGAGTTTTTTCTCATACGTTTCAAGTCAGCAGCAATTGTACCAGACAAAAAGTCTATCTTGTCTTGGCTCATAAGGCATTTTTATATCAGTTATAAAACAGAACAGCTTGTACTAAAAGAGGAAACCATTTTACTTATATTGCAGACAGCCTTTTGTGTATTCGGTTTTTTTATGGAGATGAAGTGGTATCTCATAGGTGCAATCGGAATGCTTTTGTACCTATTGCTTTATATTACTCTAAGCTTTGAAGACATCAAAAATCTTTTGAAAAACTGAATTTATAAAAAAAATCCGTACTGTTTAATATACTTGTAAGATAATGTTTTGAAGTAGAAAAGATGCCTGCTATTTGGTGGGCATCTTTTTAGTATTGTCCGCATTTACGGAGAGGAGCATATTACATAAAGTAGCAAAATATTTTTTTGTTAAAAGAATATAATTAAAAAATTTAGAAAATTAAAACTATATTCATGGACGCATACTCATTTTTATAGTAAAATAAAATAAAATGATTCCTAAATTATTTAATGATGCTTTAAGGAGGCAGAATATGAGGAGATTTAGAATCTTGGCAGTTACGCTTGTGATGGCGTTAACTCTCAGTACAGCAAGTGTATTTGCTTGCACCGCAGTTTATGTAGGAAAAGATGTGAGCGCCGACGGCAGTACGATTTTGGCTAGAAGCGAGGATCAAGGAAGCGGCGCTTACAATAAAATGTTTGTAGTGGTTGATCGGGTGGAGAACGTGCCCGGGCGGACCATTGATGATGTAAATGGATTTTCCTATAAGCTGCCAGAAACGACATATAAATATACGATGGTGCCCGATTATTCTGATGCGGGTGACGGGACTTATGCCGGAGCATGTACAAATGAATATGGCCTATCCATAAGTGCGACGGTATCCGCTTATGCCAAACCAGAGGTAGGAAGTGTGGATCCGTATGTTGAGGGTTCTCTGCGTGAGGCTGCATTGACGGAAATTGTTGCAGCAACCTGCAAGACTGCAAAGGAAGGAATCAAGCTTCTGGCAAACATCATTGAAACCTCAGGATCAGAAGAAGGAAATGTCATACTGCTTGCGGATCAAAGCGAAGCATGGATTTTTGAGGTTTACAGCGGACACTTATGGGCAGCACAAAAAATGCCGACAGATAAAGTGGCTGTTTTCGGTAACCAATTTATGATAGAAACCGTCGATCCGCTTGATACCGATAACTTTATGTATCATAAGAACTTATTTGAAACCGCAGAAAAATATGGATGGACAGAAAAAGTAGATAATAAAGTTCATCTTGCAGCAACCTTTGGGGAAGCAAGAGAAGACTATTCGAATATGCGCACATGGATGGGACATAGACTACTTGCTCCATCTACAGTAGGGGATTATAAGACAGAAAGCTATTACCCTTTGTTTTATGCTCCGGATAAAAAGGTTTCTGCATTAGAAGTGATGGATGTGCTTCGCAACCGATACGAAGGGACGAAATATGATGGAGCATTGCCTGAAAATGCAGGACTACGGTTTATCGGTGTTGAACGCCAGTCACAGATTCATGTCATCCAAGTAAAAGAAGAGTATCCGGCTGATATTTCAGCATTACAGTGGCTTGCTTTTGGTAATGCGGAGCACTCTGTATTTTTACCAAATTTCAGCGGAATTAATGATACCTATGCGGCCTATAAAGTGGACGGAGAACGGCCGAACTATGACGGTGCATATTGGAAATTTAAACGGATCTGTGCTTTGGCAGAGCAGAACAGAAGTTTTTACGGGCAGGGGGTCAAGGATTATTGGAAGCTCTATGAAGAGCATCTCTATAGCGACATACAAAAAGCGGAGAAACAAATGCTCGCTCTATATGCAAAGGATCCAAAGAAAGCAAAACAATACATAACGAAGCTGCATATGGAGATCGCAGAAAAAGCATGTAAAGATGCAGACCATCTTTATGATGATTTACTGTATTTTGTAATGGATCGAAATGGGCGCAAGCTGGATAGGAGGGGCGGGCCGTTTGTAGCGAGTGTTGCAATTCGAGATGCCGCAAACATGAAAGGCTATACACTGAAATGGATTGCGAAGGACAAAACGATTACGTTAACAAAGGGGTCGACTGTCTATAGTATTATTGCGGGTGATTTGGAATATAAGGTTGTGAAAAATGGAACCAAAACAACGGGTAAATTCTCTGAAACACCGCGTGTGGAGAAAGGAATCACATATTTGCCCTTTGATTTTGTAAGTGCATTATAGGGGACGAAACATAAAAGACAATAGAAGGAGCTGCATTTTAGTTGGTATAAAATGCAGCTCCTTTTTTATACAGAAAGTGATTGAGCATTTTCAGAGCATGCACCATTTGCAAGCGTTTCTGTATCAGATGTTTCATCGAAGCGCAGTGTATCGAGGATGTATTGCTTGTATCTGAGATGTTTGGTGTTGAGTGGCTTTGAGAAGCTGAAATGTCCTAATTTAATCTTGTCACTTGTATAAACCGGAGAGGAAAACATCTTTCTTGCTCCAGTCAAACAGTCATTTCCATAGACGAAGATAGATATTTTTGCGGAAGAACCATAAGTGTGTAGTATGTCATCTAAACTTAATGTGCCATTTTTTGCTTTTGTTCGTGTTTCAGGGGAATAGAAGGATTTTTTAAATTCATTTAATGTAGTTTGTGTCGGATATAATGTCAGTTTATGTGCATAGCTTAATCCGGCGTTCTTTTTTTGATAGCGTTTGCCATGTAAGATCGGGAGTGTATTATCATTGCCGATACCCAGATATGTATAGTTTGTAATTTTTCCAAGCTTTAAGGATATTTTTGCCAGCAAAGAAACTTCGATTAAATCACGGTTTCCCGAGTTAATCAATTTTATTCGATAGCGGTATTCTCCTGGATATTCTTGTGTATTTTTTGATTTTTCAATTATTGAAGAATAGTTTACTTTTGTTCTTGAAATCCGAAAAGTTAGTATCCAAAAGAGAAAAGAAGCAACGATTGATGTAAATATACTCCACAGTATAGTTTCGATTAGAGTCATAGCAAATAATACCTCCAAATTTGATTTCTTTATTATACCATTTGTTGATTGTTTACGGGGGGTTTTAGATTGGGTATAATAATAAAAATAAAGATAATTATACATAGGAGCTTATGAGAACCTTCATTTTCGAGAATACTGTGATATAATATATGATTCATTTCAATTGAAAGAACGGTTAGCTATTTGATCGTCATATAGGATGGAGTGCTGTAATATGTGCTGGGAAGAAAAACTAAATATGTTGTATGGAAAGGATAATTTAAAAGCCTATGCGGTTTTACAGGAACTTGAAATACTTTCCGAAAAAGAAGATGCCCTGTATCCTTATTTTGAACAATTTCTGGAGATGCTTCAAAGTGAAAAATATATGATTCGAATGCGTGGATTACGTCTTCTTTGCAAACAGGCGAAATGGGATAAGAAAAATAAGATTGATGAGAATATAAATGAAATTCTGTCTACGCTGGAAGACAAAAAACCTACAGCAGTCAGACAAGCCCTGAAAGCATTGGAGGATATCGTCGTCTGCAAACCAGGGCTGCATAGGAGGATAAAAGAAAAAGCGGAGGCTGTAAACTACATGGCATATAAAGATACAATGCACCATCTTATAAAAAAAGATATCCAAAGATTACGGGAGATAATGGAACACGTTTAAAATAGGCGATGGGACATGAAAAAGCACTGTTTTCTTCTGAAATAGGAAGTTTGTAAAAAACAAAAATAGTTTGACAAACTAATTAGTCAGATTTATAATTAGTTTGTCAATCTAATTAATTAGTAAAAATTAAATAGCATACAAGGAGGAAGCAGAATGGATCTATTTTCCAGAGAACTGAATGGTTTATTGGCAGATACCTTTCGTTCCATATTGAAAATAGAAGAGCAGGCAGTTCGAAATTCAGAGCAATCGGATCTTTCTATTAATGAATTGCATTTGTTGGAAGCAGTAGCAAAGGATAAAGACAAGGGAAGAACTATTAGTGACATTGCTTTGGATATGAATATCACATTACCTTCTGTTACCGTTGCGATCAATAAGTTAGCTAAAAAAGGATATGTTGAGAAGATAAAATCTGAAAATGATGGAAGACGTGTGTTTGTAAAATTAACTCGATTGGGTCATAAAGTAAATGCAGGTCATCAGTATTTTCATGAAAATATGGTTCGAAATGTAGCCGCTGGCATGACAGAAGAAGAAAAAGAAATTTTGGTAAGAGGTATTACAAAATTAAACGAGTTTTTTAAAAAAAGACTGGAAGCGAGGAATAAAAAATGAGCTTTCGAATATTAGGAACCGGCAGTGGTCTGCCGTCTCTTTGTAAAACAAATGATGATTTATCAAAAATTATGGATACCGACGATGAATGGATTCGAACACGAACCGGAATTGAGGAACGCCGGATCTGCGGTGAAGAGAGTATTACGGATTTGGCGGAGTTGGCAGCAAAACGCGCACTGGAAGACAGTGGAGTTTTAGTAGAACAATTGGATTTAATTATTTGTGCTACGCTGTCTGGTGATTACATTACGCCATCAATGGCTTGTATTTTACAAGATCGCCTGGGTGCAAAATGTCCGGCTTTTGATCTAAATGCAGCCTGTACCGGATTCTTATACGCAATGGATGTGGCTGCAGGGTATTTTGCAAGAAATTCAAAAATGAAGATTTTAGTTGTTGCAGCAGAAGCAATTTCTAAATTGGTGGACTGGAGAGAACGTAATACGAGTGTTATTTTTGCAGATGGCGCTGGTGCTGTTGTTTTAGGCGAAGGAGATGATTTGCTGGCAATTCGTTTGACAGCAAAAGGAAATATCCATGCACTTGCAGCCCCGAATATCGCGGGCAACTGTCCATTTCGTAAAGAAGCAAATCAAGAAACGTTTTTGGAGATGGATGGAAGAGAAGTTTTCCGTTTTGCCGTTTCGTCTATGTGCAGAGATTTAAAAACAGTGATGAAGCTTGCAGGTGTAACAGGCGATGAGATCGATTATGTTTTACCGCATCAGGCAAACATGCGAATTTTGGATTCTGCAATTGGTAGACTAGATATTGATGGAGAAAAATTTCTCACCAATATAAATTGCAGAGGGAATACCTCTGCGGCAGCAATCCCGTTACTGCTTGATGAGACAAATAAAGCGGGAAAGCTGAAAAAGGGCAACCTATTAGCAATGAGCTCCTTTGGAGGCGGCCTCACAACAGGGGCATGTATTTTACGTTGGAGCAAATAAAAAGAAAATTGGAGGATAAGGATATGACAACATTTGAAAAGGTAGTAAACATTTTGGTGGATGCAAA
Proteins encoded in this window:
- a CDS encoding C69 family dipeptidase, producing MRRFRILAVTLVMALTLSTASVFACTAVYVGKDVSADGSTILARSEDQGSGAYNKMFVVVDRVENVPGRTIDDVNGFSYKLPETTYKYTMVPDYSDAGDGTYAGACTNEYGLSISATVSAYAKPEVGSVDPYVEGSLREAALTEIVAATCKTAKEGIKLLANIIETSGSEEGNVILLADQSEAWIFEVYSGHLWAAQKMPTDKVAVFGNQFMIETVDPLDTDNFMYHKNLFETAEKYGWTEKVDNKVHLAATFGEAREDYSNMRTWMGHRLLAPSTVGDYKTESYYPLFYAPDKKVSALEVMDVLRNRYEGTKYDGALPENAGLRFIGVERQSQIHVIQVKEEYPADISALQWLAFGNAEHSVFLPNFSGINDTYAAYKVDGERPNYDGAYWKFKRICALAEQNRSFYGQGVKDYWKLYEEHLYSDIQKAEKQMLALYAKDPKKAKQYITKLHMEIAEKACKDADHLYDDLLYFVMDRNGRKLDRRGGPFVASVAIRDAANMKGYTLKWIAKDKTITLTKGSTVYSIIAGDLEYKVVKNGTKTTGKFSETPRVEKGITYLPFDFVSAL
- a CDS encoding MarR family winged helix-turn-helix transcriptional regulator translates to MDLFSRELNGLLADTFRSILKIEEQAVRNSEQSDLSINELHLLEAVAKDKDKGRTISDIALDMNITLPSVTVAINKLAKKGYVEKIKSENDGRRVFVKLTRLGHKVNAGHQYFHENMVRNVAAGMTEEEKEILVRGITKLNEFFKKRLEARNKK
- a CDS encoding beta-ketoacyl-ACP synthase III, which codes for MSFRILGTGSGLPSLCKTNDDLSKIMDTDDEWIRTRTGIEERRICGEESITDLAELAAKRALEDSGVLVEQLDLIICATLSGDYITPSMACILQDRLGAKCPAFDLNAACTGFLYAMDVAAGYFARNSKMKILVVAAEAISKLVDWRERNTSVIFADGAGAVVLGEGDDLLAIRLTAKGNIHALAAPNIAGNCPFRKEANQETFLEMDGREVFRFAVSSMCRDLKTVMKLAGVTGDEIDYVLPHQANMRILDSAIGRLDIDGEKFLTNINCRGNTSAAAIPLLLDETNKAGKLKKGNLLAMSSFGGGLTTGACILRWSK